The genome window CCCAAGAGTTCAAGGTAATCTGAATAGTTTAAGTctagaaaattttgatttatcaTCAAAATCTTATTTGAGGGAAAAGTTACCTAGTATATAAGCACCAAAAGAATAAATCTCTCATTAAATTGCTACAATATTGAGATCATGGTAAGAATACgcataaacaaataaaatttgatgaataaatcaaactcaaaactttGATCCTGATGCTCCAACTGTAAAAAAGAGTAACGCTGCtctccacccccacccccaacAACAAACAGACACTACTGAGCAGTGAGCACACCCTTTTTCTTTTGAGTATGGTAACATCACTAATTCCACAATATTATCAACTCAATGGCAAAGAAACGAAACGAGCAAAGAAATGAAACGAACTTTGGGAATAAAGGAGGTCAGGAAAGAGTGACAATACTTTATAATGGCAAATTGATTATGAAGCCATGAGGAAGCCAAAGTTCTTCCACAATGTAATAAGTCAGGTCTCTAAGAATGCTACTAAAACAAAAGAATTTGAGTTAACAGAATACCCAAGAAGAAAAACATATTGTCCAGTCAAGTTGTCAATGTTTCTTGTCCTTTGCAACAATACAAGCTGAGGAAGTATGGCAACAGCTTCCAGATACAATGAAAATGTCCACATTACCTGCTCAACAGTTTAAAGAATCAAAAAAGAAGTGAAATCATCgccaaaaatgacatgtatacTAGTAGAATCAAATAGTTTATGGTTTCATTGGAAAGAAAAGCATaagctataattttttttttaaaaaaagtatgtATTGAATTATCCACAACCAAATGAACAAAAAGGATATTGGTACCTCTTTGAAAGTAAACCTCTCATTTATAAGTAAGGCCAAGAACAGGCAAGGCAGGATAAGGAAAAAATGCCGAAAGGTGTCTTGATCCCTATCATAGGATCTACGAACAATCTTGTGGCGTCGTATGTACCAGACAATAGAGAAAGAGCTGCCCAAGAATATCAATTTCatcataatattataaaatgaaataaaattggtGAATATATCCAAGTAGCGGGTGGCAAAGACAAGAGCATAGAGTTCTTGAGTCTTCAAAGAAACGCCTGCAAGAAAATATGAGATAAGAAGTTAGAACTTCCAAAATTTAGTTAGGACTGATGAAAAAATACTTGTGATGGCCATGGATAATGTGACAACAAATGCACAATGTAGAGAAACATAAACTAATCATTTAATACAATAAGACGCAACTGAATAAAGCATGCCCTTTTAACAAAGAAATCAtacaacaaacaaagaaagccaCAAGATGCTAACCACAatctatcaaaattcaaaatataaatGACCCTTCTAGTTCAACCTCAACAAAACGAGTTAAGACTTTATACAAAGTGTGCATTAAAAACACATCAGTCAGAACTCAGAATGCCTCATGCTCTAGCTCACCAAGGAATGCCTACTAGGAAATTTTGTCATGTTATCCATGGAAAGAATGTGGACTCCAAAAGGGCAATTGGTAAGAATGAGGATGTGGCATTGACTGAGACCAAAATTGTGCATTCATAAAAAATGATTTGAGCCTGAATCACAATAAATACTATGTTCAGGTCACGAACACATAGAAATGACACCCATATATTCTACATTCAGAAGCCGAGTACTCAAATCTTTAAGCCAAATACTACCTGAAATGCAATCAATAGACTAACTAATTCCAAACCCGAAATACCAGAACCCAATTCATTTTTAGAACTTGGaaatgaaaaacatacatcaccacacaaaacatcaaacaaTCTCAACCTGTTGATAACTACATTTATAAGTAGAGCCTCATTTCTTCTGAAA of Tripterygium wilfordii isolate XIE 37 chromosome 13, ASM1340144v1, whole genome shotgun sequence contains these proteins:
- the LOC120011995 gene encoding ER lumen protein-retaining receptor; protein product: MNIFRLAGDMTHLASVLVLLLKIHTIKSCAGVSLKTQELYALVFATRYLDIFTNFISFYNIMMKLIFLGSSFSIVWYIRRHKIVRRSYDRDQDTFRHFFLILPCLFLALLINERFTFKEVMWTFSLYLEAVAILPQLVLLQRTRNIDNLTGQYVFLLGAYRALYILNWIYRYFTEEHYVHWITWIAGLVQTLLYADFFYYYFQSWKNNVKLQLPA